A genomic window from Verrucomicrobiota bacterium includes:
- a CDS encoding DUF362 domain-containing protein, giving the protein MRGCGKIGDKPIRIELRFSTSMKPYLCSRREFLRWSAAAAAGVPLMQGFDHYTALAAEAASLSSKSLTPSNRANAKAAIVACRSYGAEVREAMAKSFDLIGGIGSLVKNKTVTVKVNLTGTNFSPYMNRPVGETYMTHYSTALALGSLLFGAGARRVRFVESTQSKSNLETSLGFAEWDLNALSALGEVEFENTRNLGKGKRYSNLKVPGGGYMFSSFDFNHAYEETDVMVSLAKMKNHITAGVTLSMKNLFGITPNSLYGDQAGSEEATAGRGPIHNPRTSRKIGLPGLKPEVTSTDPTYRVPHTVADICAARPIHLAIIDGITAMNGGEGPWCSRAATIKFTEPGVLIVGLNPVSTDAVGTAVMGYDNPRAARGIKPFHFCDNHLLLAEQAGIGIADLTQIDVRGLAIEKARYPYG; this is encoded by the coding sequence ATGCGTGGGTGTGGAAAGATTGGTGACAAGCCGATAAGAATTGAACTTAGATTCTCCACCTCTATGAAACCTTATCTCTGCTCTCGCCGTGAATTTCTTCGTTGGAGCGCCGCCGCCGCGGCCGGCGTCCCTCTGATGCAAGGCTTTGACCATTACACTGCGCTTGCGGCCGAGGCGGCCTCGCTCTCGTCCAAAAGCCTTACGCCATCGAACCGGGCGAATGCCAAAGCGGCGATCGTGGCTTGCCGTTCCTATGGAGCGGAGGTGCGCGAGGCCATGGCCAAAAGCTTCGATTTGATCGGCGGTATCGGTTCCCTGGTGAAGAACAAGACCGTGACGGTGAAGGTGAATTTGACCGGGACGAATTTCTCGCCCTATATGAACCGTCCAGTGGGCGAGACGTACATGACGCATTACTCCACGGCTCTGGCGCTGGGATCGCTCCTGTTCGGCGCGGGCGCCAGGCGCGTGCGGTTTGTCGAATCGACGCAGAGCAAGTCGAACCTTGAAACTTCGCTCGGTTTTGCCGAATGGGACCTGAATGCGCTTTCGGCGCTCGGCGAAGTGGAATTCGAGAACACGCGCAATCTCGGAAAAGGCAAGCGCTACTCGAACCTCAAAGTTCCCGGGGGCGGGTACATGTTTTCGTCGTTCGACTTCAATCACGCGTACGAGGAGACCGACGTGATGGTCTCGCTGGCAAAAATGAAAAACCACATCACCGCCGGGGTGACGCTTTCGATGAAGAACTTGTTCGGCATCACACCCAATTCACTCTATGGGGATCAGGCCGGAAGCGAGGAGGCCACTGCCGGGCGCGGTCCGATCCATAATCCGAGGACTTCCCGGAAGATTGGGTTGCCAGGACTGAAACCGGAAGTGACCTCAACCGACCCGACCTACCGCGTGCCGCACACCGTGGCTGACATCTGCGCCGCCCGGCCCATCCATCTGGCCATCATCGACGGCATTACTGCGATGAACGGCGGGGAAGGTCCCTGGTGCAGCCGTGCCGCGACGATCAAATTCACCGAGCCTGGCGTCCTGATCGTGGGCCTCAATCCCGTATCCACGGACGCCGTTGGCACCGCGGTGATGGGCTACGACAATCCACGCGCGGCCCGGGGGATCAAACCCTTCCACTTTTGCGACAACCATCTGCTGCTCGCCGAACAAGCGGGCATCGGCATCGCCGACCTGACGCAAATCGACGTGCGCGGACTCGCCATCGAAAAGGCGAGGTATCCGTACGGGTAG
- a CDS encoding class I SAM-dependent methyltransferase, producing MKRYSILFPVCLVATALAVGLLDRVSAQQAKDAKAKAAAAAKPERKPDVIFVPTPQAAVDKMLAMAEIKPGDIHYDLGCGDGRIVVTSAKKYGIKAIGVDIDPQRIKESQENVKANKVEHLVTIKHADIFELDFSDATVVTLYLLPELNVKLMPKLAKLKPGTRIVSHDFDMRGAKPKEVQQYSSDDREGTIYKWVVPWEKE from the coding sequence ATGAAACGTTATTCCATCCTGTTCCCTGTCTGCCTTGTGGCAACCGCCCTTGCCGTCGGTCTGCTCGATCGCGTCTCGGCCCAACAGGCCAAGGACGCCAAGGCCAAAGCTGCCGCTGCCGCCAAACCCGAACGCAAGCCCGACGTGATTTTCGTTCCGACCCCCCAGGCCGCCGTCGATAAAATGCTCGCCATGGCTGAAATCAAACCGGGCGACATCCATTACGACCTGGGCTGCGGCGACGGGCGAATCGTGGTGACCTCGGCGAAAAAATACGGCATCAAAGCCATCGGCGTCGATATCGACCCGCAACGCATCAAGGAATCGCAAGAGAACGTCAAAGCCAACAAAGTCGAACACCTGGTCACGATCAAGCACGCGGACATCTTCGAGTTGGATTTCAGCGATGCGACCGTGGTGACGCTTTACCTGCTGCCGGAATTGAACGTGAAGCTGATGCCCAAACTCGCGAAGCTCAAACCCGGCACGCGCATTGTTTCGCACGACTTTGATATGCGCGGCGCGAAGCCAAAAGAAGTCCAGCAATACTCCAGCGACGACCGCGAGGGCACGATCTACAAATGGGTTGTTCCGTGGGAGAAGGAATAA
- a CDS encoding amino acid permease produces MSSPETNQTPAPSELSLWDAVSIIVGIVIGAGIYETAPFILSCVASPGQAMLVWALGGVLSVIGALCYAELATTYPRLGGDYFFLRRAYGPWAGFLFGWSQLTVIMTGSIGMMAYVFADYAVKLFGTTSASAPVFAAAAVVALSVTNIVGVKSGRRTQNILTLLKVIGLTAIVMAGFFAPAPVKAASSGGGAGPGFQVAMILVLYTYGGWNDAAFVVAEMKNKRRSIPQALLIGTASVAVIYLLINAAYMSGLGFDGARNSKAIAADVLHGALGDAGAKAMSILVLISALGALNGLILTGARIYAAVGTDYPAIAPLARWHPRLGTPVTSLVLQMAISLGMVLLVGTDLGRSLTNGVLQALGFAAFSWEGHGGFDSLLRCTAPVFWLFFLLTGISLFVLRARDRGTERPFSVPLFPILPLIFCGMCAFMLYSATTYAGRLTLLGAAPVVLGMVVLAFCGGLGKRSAQPG; encoded by the coding sequence ATGTCCTCACCTGAAACCAATCAAACCCCTGCCCCGAGCGAGCTGAGCCTGTGGGACGCCGTTTCGATCATCGTCGGCATTGTGATCGGTGCCGGTATTTATGAAACCGCGCCCTTCATCCTCAGTTGCGTCGCAAGCCCGGGCCAGGCCATGCTCGTTTGGGCCCTGGGAGGCGTGCTCTCCGTCATCGGCGCGCTTTGCTACGCGGAGCTGGCGACGACTTATCCCAGGCTGGGCGGAGATTATTTTTTCCTCCGGCGCGCCTACGGTCCCTGGGCGGGCTTCTTGTTCGGATGGTCGCAACTGACCGTCATCATGACCGGCAGCATCGGGATGATGGCGTATGTGTTCGCGGATTACGCGGTGAAACTTTTCGGGACGACCTCGGCCTCGGCGCCCGTTTTCGCCGCCGCCGCGGTGGTGGCGCTGTCAGTGACGAATATCGTCGGTGTCAAATCCGGACGGCGCACGCAAAATATCCTGACGCTGCTCAAGGTGATTGGACTCACAGCCATCGTGATGGCGGGGTTCTTCGCGCCGGCGCCGGTGAAGGCCGCGTCATCTGGGGGCGGCGCGGGTCCAGGATTTCAAGTCGCGATGATCCTGGTGCTTTACACGTACGGCGGCTGGAATGACGCGGCCTTCGTCGTCGCGGAGATGAAGAACAAACGGCGAAGCATTCCGCAAGCGCTCCTGATCGGCACGGCCAGCGTCGCGGTCATTTACCTGTTGATCAACGCGGCCTACATGTCGGGATTGGGATTCGACGGCGCGCGCAATTCTAAGGCCATTGCGGCGGACGTCCTGCACGGGGCCTTGGGTGACGCGGGTGCGAAGGCGATGTCGATCCTCGTGCTTATCTCGGCTTTGGGAGCGTTGAACGGATTGATCCTGACCGGCGCTCGGATCTACGCCGCCGTGGGAACGGATTATCCAGCGATCGCCCCGCTGGCGCGCTGGCATCCGCGGCTCGGCACGCCGGTCACGTCGCTGGTGCTTCAGATGGCGATTTCCCTGGGCATGGTGTTGTTGGTCGGGACCGATCTGGGACGAAGTCTGACGAACGGCGTGCTGCAAGCGCTCGGATTCGCGGCGTTTTCCTGGGAAGGACATGGCGGCTTTGACAGTTTGCTGCGCTGCACGGCGCCAGTTTTCTGGCTGTTTTTTCTGCTGACGGGGATTTCGCTATTTGTGCTTCGCGCGCGGGATCGTGGAACAGAACGCCCGTTCTCGGTGCCGCTTTTTCCCATATTGCCGCTCATTTTCTGCGGAATGTGCGCGTTCATGCTTTATTCCGCCACCACCTACGCGGGACGGTTGACTTTGTTGGGCGCGGCGCCGGTGGTGCTCGGCATGGTTGTGCTTGCGTTCTGCGGCGGGCTTGGTAAACGAAGCGCCCAACCCGGCTAG
- a CDS encoding FAD-dependent monooxygenase, translating into MSREQETDVLVVGAGPTGMLTALALTKSGVRVRIIDKEERTAAHSYACALHPQSLALLDRHGLAEEILASGHRIETVAFYEGEKRQAEMRLSGLPVKYPFLVVLPQSALEERLERQLLKTSGVRVEWNHRLSALEPGRGTVVGVVDELCETSKGYIIRELDWEVKRTLRTRAAFVVGADGYDSGVRQSLDIECERVAEPATFEVYEFESDGRCGDEARVVLDGDSTNVFWPLTGNRCRWSLQEANIGDFSESHSKERTDVLLVDEAVDVKTRARVLARIQSCAPWFKGAIKALDWSVDVQFEPRLASQFGRDRCWLAGDAGHQALPMGMQSVNVGLREAEDLAGRIVKILREGGSQDLLEAYGRERRTEWQQLLGVQGGLKPRATASPWVKERSANILPCVPASGADVGLLLDQLGLDLPVREIRG; encoded by the coding sequence ATGAGTCGAGAGCAAGAAACAGATGTGTTGGTGGTGGGAGCAGGACCGACCGGGATGTTGACGGCCCTGGCGTTGACCAAGAGCGGCGTGAGAGTTCGAATCATCGATAAAGAAGAACGAACCGCCGCCCATAGCTACGCCTGCGCGCTGCACCCGCAGTCGCTGGCGTTGCTCGACCGCCACGGACTCGCGGAGGAGATTCTGGCGTCCGGACACCGGATCGAGACGGTCGCGTTTTATGAGGGCGAGAAACGGCAAGCGGAGATGCGCCTTTCGGGACTGCCGGTGAAGTACCCGTTCCTCGTCGTTCTTCCTCAAAGCGCGCTGGAAGAGCGTCTGGAGCGGCAGCTCCTGAAAACCAGCGGCGTGCGCGTGGAGTGGAATCATCGATTGTCCGCCCTGGAACCGGGCCGGGGAACGGTCGTCGGCGTCGTGGACGAGCTTTGTGAAACCTCCAAGGGCTACATTATCCGGGAACTCGACTGGGAAGTGAAGCGGACGCTGCGAACGCGCGCCGCGTTCGTTGTGGGCGCAGACGGTTATGATTCCGGCGTGCGCCAGTCGCTCGACATTGAATGCGAGCGAGTGGCGGAACCGGCGACCTTCGAGGTTTATGAGTTCGAATCCGACGGCCGATGCGGAGACGAAGCGCGCGTGGTCCTCGACGGCGATTCCACGAATGTCTTCTGGCCATTGACCGGGAATCGCTGCCGCTGGAGCCTGCAGGAGGCCAACATCGGCGACTTCTCGGAATCTCACTCGAAAGAGCGGACCGACGTTCTACTGGTCGATGAAGCGGTCGATGTGAAGACCCGCGCGCGCGTTCTGGCCCGGATCCAAAGCTGCGCTCCGTGGTTCAAGGGCGCCATCAAGGCACTCGACTGGTCCGTCGATGTTCAGTTTGAACCTCGCCTGGCGAGCCAGTTTGGCCGCGATCGTTGCTGGCTCGCGGGCGACGCCGGCCATCAAGCGCTCCCCATGGGAATGCAAAGTGTCAACGTGGGCTTGCGCGAGGCTGAAGATCTGGCGGGTCGAATTGTGAAAATCCTGCGCGAGGGCGGATCGCAGGATCTGCTCGAAGCGTATGGCCGTGAGCGGCGGACTGAGTGGCAACAGTTGCTCGGCGTCCAAGGCGGCTTGAAACCACGAGCCACGGCCAGCCCGTGGGTCAAGGAACGTTCCGCAAACATCCTGCCCTGCGTGCCTGCCTCCGGTGCCGACGTGGGTCTTCTGCTGGATCAACTCGGGCTCGACCTGCCGGTTCGTGAAATCCGTGGTTGA
- a CDS encoding FAD-dependent oxidoreductase encodes MSTCTIDGREVDAAPGETILAVAQRLGIDIPTLCYLEKCGPLTSCLACVVKVNGNNGQSRVVPSCATRVQQGMIIESESAEVREMRRTALELLLSDHAGDCLSPCHRICPLHLNIPVMIRQIETGELREAIATIKDSIAMPAVLGRLCHHPCENGCRRGTWDNPAAIRDLERFAADADLQSQAPYLPPCKSASGKSIAIVGAGPTGLAAAYHLLRQGHACTLIDRHEKAGGSLRNPVVEKDLPPEVLNGEIALIEKLGARFQLASVLDMTGLTDLQRDFDAVLLALGETSKPEAAALGLSWTGGGLKVNPDSYQTELISSEDAGQASSLPVREASCRPNDGARMPCQPAGWKPALHPPTGSKVFAAGSAVKPLKQVARAMSEGKIAAACIHRLLFGQAVERPGKEFSSIMGRLDDTELKLFMIGPSPHPRVSPSCGTQCGFTKSEASTEAQRCLHCDCRAAGQCRLQHYAALYEANPAHFRAERRRFEQYERPGGVVFEPGKCILCGICVKLAEQASEPLGLTFVGRGFDVRVSAPLNHAFDDGLQKVAAECVEHCPTGAIVFRKT; translated from the coding sequence ATGAGCACCTGCACCATCGACGGCCGCGAGGTTGACGCCGCTCCAGGCGAAACGATCCTCGCGGTTGCTCAGCGCCTCGGCATCGATATTCCCACGCTTTGTTATCTGGAGAAGTGCGGCCCGCTGACGTCTTGCCTCGCGTGTGTCGTGAAGGTCAACGGCAACAACGGCCAGAGCCGTGTCGTCCCCTCGTGCGCCACCAGGGTCCAGCAGGGCATGATCATCGAGTCTGAAAGCGCGGAAGTCCGCGAGATGCGGCGCACCGCCCTGGAATTGCTGCTGAGCGATCACGCGGGCGACTGTCTTTCGCCATGCCATCGCATTTGTCCGTTGCATCTCAATATTCCCGTCATGATCCGCCAGATTGAAACGGGCGAATTGCGCGAGGCGATCGCGACGATCAAAGACTCCATCGCTATGCCTGCAGTGTTGGGACGCCTCTGCCATCATCCCTGCGAGAATGGCTGCCGGCGCGGCACGTGGGACAACCCGGCGGCAATTCGCGATCTGGAACGATTCGCGGCGGACGCGGACCTTCAATCCCAGGCGCCTTATCTTCCGCCCTGCAAAAGCGCGAGCGGCAAATCCATCGCCATCGTCGGAGCCGGTCCGACCGGCCTGGCGGCTGCCTATCACCTGTTGAGGCAAGGTCACGCCTGCACTCTCATTGATCGCCACGAGAAAGCCGGTGGCAGCTTGCGAAATCCGGTCGTGGAAAAGGATCTGCCGCCCGAAGTGCTCAATGGAGAAATCGCGCTGATCGAAAAACTGGGCGCGCGTTTCCAACTCGCCAGCGTCTTGGACATGACGGGCCTGACCGATCTACAGCGCGATTTCGACGCCGTTCTCCTCGCGTTGGGCGAGACGAGCAAGCCGGAGGCCGCCGCGCTCGGCCTGAGCTGGACGGGCGGCGGATTGAAAGTGAACCCGGATTCCTATCAAACCGAACTGATCTCGTCTGAAGATGCAGGGCAGGCTTCCAGCCTGCCGGTTCGCGAGGCGTCCTGCCGCCCGAACGACGGGGCGAGGATGCCCTGTCAACCGGCAGGCTGGAAGCCTGCCCTACATCCTCCGACAGGCTCTAAAGTGTTCGCCGCCGGAAGCGCTGTGAAACCGCTGAAGCAAGTGGCGCGCGCCATGAGCGAGGGCAAAATTGCCGCCGCTTGCATCCATCGTTTGCTATTTGGACAAGCGGTGGAGCGGCCGGGCAAGGAGTTCTCCAGCATCATGGGCCGGCTGGACGACACGGAACTCAAACTGTTCATGATCGGCCCCAGCCCGCATCCGCGCGTCAGTCCATCCTGCGGCACGCAATGCGGCTTCACGAAGAGCGAGGCATCGACTGAAGCCCAGCGCTGCTTACACTGCGATTGCCGGGCCGCCGGGCAATGCCGGCTCCAACATTATGCGGCGCTTTACGAAGCGAATCCGGCGCACTTCCGGGCCGAGCGGCGGCGCTTCGAGCAATACGAAAGGCCGGGCGGCGTCGTCTTCGAACCGGGAAAATGCATCCTTTGCGGCATCTGCGTGAAACTCGCGGAGCAAGCGAGCGAACCACTGGGGCTGACTTTTGTGGGCCGCGGGTTCGACGTTCGCGTCAGCGCGCCGCTAAATCATGCTTTTGACGATGGGCTGCAAAAGGTCGCCGCCGAGTGTGTCGAGCATTGCCCGACGGGAGCAATTGTTTTTCGGAAGACCTGA
- the nuoE gene encoding NADH-quinone oxidoreductase subunit NuoE, translated as MENLDLTFVDRTVTQLGRAPDAVIPILQALQEHYGYLPSEALERVCHTTQITPASISGVATFYDMFRHKPVGRFIVHVCRGTACHVAGAERIEDALRQRLRIPAGDETDPDRQFTIEPVACIGCCTLAPVVRMDKTTFGHVTTQKVPKIIRDFLNVSETECAVEKLGQTQKRAGNGGTVIHVGLGSCCIAKGSDRLFHALQQQARQTGANVEVKRVGCVGMCHRTPMIEVVAPGKANTLYAGLGTSQANWIVQRYGKARGLAQRLSHFWNRALDGLLLDDSKPEANRYALNVREPAVKSFLGKQVRIATEHFGKLDPLDLDEYMAHDGFVALRRCLEKQPPEETIAVIERSGLRGRGGAGFPTGQKWRYARSQPGEIKYVICNGDEGDPGAFMDRMILESFPFRVIEGLAISALAVGAHEGVFYIRREYPLAVRRVRAAIEACERRGWLGDALLGSSFPLRLTIKEGAGAFVCGEETALIASVEGKRGMPRLRPPFPAEAGLWGKPTVINNVETLALVPWIIRHGAEAFAALGTRSSKGTKVFALAGKIRRGGLIEVPMGTTIREIVEEIGGGAAAGRRFKAVQIGGPSGGCIPARLADTPVDYESLRDIGAIMGSGGLVVMDDADCMVDIARYFLEFTQNQSCGKCTFCRIGTRRMLDILDRLCAGKGQRQDLDELERLSKQVGQGSLCGLGKTAPNPVLTTLRYFHDEYEAHLQGRCPAQRCRTLIKYRVTEECAGCTLCAQHCPVNAIPMTPYQRHEINQDLCTRCDSCRQVCPHDSIEVK; from the coding sequence ATGGAGAACCTTGATCTAACGTTCGTCGATCGAACCGTGACGCAGCTTGGCCGCGCGCCGGACGCGGTCATTCCGATCCTGCAAGCCTTGCAGGAGCATTACGGCTATCTCCCTTCCGAAGCGCTCGAACGCGTGTGCCACACAACTCAGATCACTCCCGCTTCCATCAGTGGTGTCGCGACGTTTTACGATATGTTCCGGCACAAGCCGGTCGGGAGATTTATCGTCCACGTTTGCCGCGGCACCGCGTGCCACGTCGCCGGCGCCGAACGGATTGAGGACGCTTTGCGCCAGCGCTTGCGCATTCCCGCCGGAGACGAGACCGATCCGGATCGCCAGTTCACCATCGAACCCGTCGCTTGCATCGGCTGCTGCACGCTCGCGCCGGTCGTGCGCATGGACAAGACCACTTTCGGCCACGTCACCACGCAAAAAGTCCCCAAGATCATCCGTGATTTTCTCAATGTCAGTGAAACCGAGTGTGCCGTGGAGAAACTCGGCCAGACACAAAAGCGCGCCGGCAACGGCGGCACCGTCATCCACGTCGGACTCGGTTCCTGCTGCATTGCCAAAGGCAGCGACCGTCTCTTCCACGCCCTTCAGCAACAGGCGCGGCAAACCGGCGCCAATGTCGAAGTCAAACGCGTCGGCTGTGTCGGCATGTGTCATCGCACGCCCATGATTGAAGTGGTCGCTCCGGGCAAAGCGAACACGCTCTATGCCGGCCTGGGCACAAGTCAGGCGAACTGGATTGTGCAGCGGTACGGCAAGGCTCGCGGTCTGGCGCAGCGGCTCTCACATTTCTGGAACAGAGCTTTGGACGGCTTGCTGCTCGACGACTCCAAGCCGGAGGCGAATCGGTACGCGCTGAACGTCCGCGAACCGGCGGTGAAATCGTTTCTGGGAAAACAGGTGCGCATCGCCACCGAACATTTCGGCAAACTTGATCCGCTGGACCTGGACGAATACATGGCTCACGACGGCTTCGTCGCGTTGCGGCGCTGTCTGGAGAAACAACCGCCCGAAGAAACCATTGCCGTCATCGAACGATCCGGATTGCGCGGACGAGGCGGGGCCGGATTTCCCACAGGCCAGAAATGGCGCTACGCCCGGTCGCAGCCGGGCGAAATCAAATACGTGATCTGCAACGGCGACGAAGGGGACCCCGGCGCGTTCATGGACCGCATGATCCTCGAATCGTTTCCGTTCCGCGTGATCGAAGGGCTGGCGATTTCGGCGCTGGCGGTCGGCGCGCATGAAGGCGTGTTCTACATTCGCCGGGAATATCCGCTGGCGGTTCGCCGAGTGCGCGCGGCCATCGAAGCGTGCGAGCGCCGAGGCTGGTTGGGCGACGCGCTGTTGGGATCCAGTTTTCCCCTGCGCCTCACGATCAAAGAGGGCGCGGGCGCGTTCGTGTGCGGGGAAGAGACGGCGCTCATTGCTTCGGTCGAGGGCAAACGCGGCATGCCTCGGCTGCGACCGCCCTTCCCGGCCGAGGCCGGTCTTTGGGGAAAGCCGACTGTGATCAACAACGTCGAAACCCTGGCGCTGGTCCCGTGGATCATCCGCCATGGCGCGGAAGCATTCGCCGCGCTGGGAACGCGCTCGAGCAAAGGCACCAAAGTGTTTGCGCTCGCCGGCAAGATCCGGCGTGGCGGATTGATCGAGGTCCCGATGGGCACGACCATCCGCGAGATCGTGGAAGAGATCGGCGGCGGCGCGGCGGCGGGCCGTCGATTCAAAGCGGTCCAAATTGGCGGGCCGTCCGGCGGCTGCATTCCCGCGCGCCTGGCGGACACGCCGGTCGATTACGAATCGCTGCGCGACATCGGCGCGATCATGGGATCGGGCGGTTTGGTGGTGATGGACGACGCCGATTGCATGGTCGATATCGCGCGCTATTTCCTGGAGTTCACCCAGAATCAATCGTGTGGCAAGTGCACGTTCTGCCGGATCGGCACGCGCCGCATGCTGGACATTCTGGATCGGTTGTGCGCCGGCAAAGGACAACGCCAGGATCTCGACGAACTCGAACGTCTGTCGAAACAGGTCGGCCAGGGCAGTCTCTGCGGTCTCGGGAAGACGGCGCCCAATCCCGTGCTCACGACTCTCCGCTATTTCCACGATGAATACGAAGCGCACTTGCAGGGCCGTTGTCCGGCGCAGCGTTGCCGAACCTTGATCAAATATCGCGTCACCGAGGAATGCGCCGGATGCACGCTCTGCGCCCAGCATTGTCCGGTCAACGCGATTCCCATGACGCCGTATCAGCGCCACGAGATCAACCAGGACCTCTGCACGCGCTGCGATTCCTGCCGGCAGGTGTGTCCGCACGATTCCATCGAAGTGAAATGA
- a CDS encoding 4Fe-4S binding protein, translating into MSEPNSCMDSARIGVLSHTLHVVPALAGPERRSRLKAGLQTDAGSWEAALVSEPCTRPMNQARGAPVGRVRPDEPLYVLGTRPDRPAGDRLALPARSWEERSETILRNEPLNLPPVPRFAQWFLRQTLQFASFWLLLLANVTASAEQRFPPPEFESGYALPGTKTPPPRSNPMQYVDVAVLLGALGTASYLALKKRSRNGVVALSIFSVAYFGFYRKGCVCAIGSIQNVALGLFDSGYAVPWAVTAFFLAPLVFALFAGRTFCAAVCPHGALQDLMLLKPVKVPAWLEQGLGVLPFVYLGAGVLFAATGSAFIICEYDPFVPLFRMNGSHAMLLLGAAFLLIATVVGRPYCRFLCPYGALLRLTASVSKWGVTVTPDSCTRCRLCEESCPFGVIEEPTPPQSHWPTLRLDRRRLAQLIVLLPVLVLFGGWLGSKLSVAASQMDPTVQLAERFSQHQTAPVQPGNQTAESLALMRAERDPKALLTQALETRQSFRMGGWVFGGWVGLVIGAKLISLAVRRNRHNYEPNRASCFACARCFSSCPNERVRLGLMPPELPGQSTTPQPAPAGAHTPT; encoded by the coding sequence ATGAGCGAGCCAAATTCATGCATGGATTCGGCGCGCATTGGAGTCCTGAGCCACACCCTGCATGTAGTCCCGGCTTTAGCCGGTCCGGAACGCCGGAGCCGCCTAAAGGCGGGACTACAAACCGACGCAGGTTCATGGGAAGCTGCCTTGGTTTCAGAACCATGCACACGGCCCATGAACCAGGCACGCGGAGCGCCGGTAGGGCGAGTCCGTCCCGACGAGCCGCTCTACGTGCTTGGAACACGTCCGGACCGGCCCGCTGGGGACAGGCTCGCCCTGCCAGCGCGTTCCTGGGAAGAGCGCTCTGAAACCATTTTGCGCAATGAACCGCTGAACTTGCCCCCAGTCCCGCGCTTCGCTCAATGGTTCTTGCGCCAGACGTTGCAGTTCGCCTCCTTCTGGCTTCTGCTTCTCGCCAACGTCACCGCCTCCGCGGAACAGCGCTTTCCACCCCCCGAATTTGAAAGCGGCTACGCGCTTCCGGGCACCAAAACACCTCCGCCGCGGTCCAATCCCATGCAATACGTGGACGTCGCGGTTCTGCTCGGCGCACTGGGAACGGCGTCGTATCTGGCGCTGAAGAAACGCTCGCGCAACGGCGTGGTGGCGCTCTCGATTTTTTCCGTCGCTTATTTCGGGTTCTATCGGAAGGGGTGCGTCTGCGCGATCGGTTCCATTCAAAACGTGGCGCTGGGTTTGTTTGATTCAGGATATGCCGTGCCGTGGGCGGTTACCGCGTTTTTCCTCGCGCCGCTGGTCTTCGCGCTTTTCGCCGGGCGCACTTTTTGCGCCGCAGTCTGTCCGCACGGCGCGCTTCAAGATCTCATGCTGCTTAAGCCCGTGAAGGTTCCGGCCTGGCTGGAGCAAGGCCTGGGAGTTCTGCCGTTCGTTTATCTGGGCGCGGGAGTGCTCTTCGCCGCGACGGGCAGCGCCTTCATCATTTGCGAATACGATCCGTTCGTGCCGCTGTTCCGCATGAACGGAAGCCACGCCATGCTGCTCCTGGGCGCCGCGTTCCTGCTGATCGCGACCGTGGTTGGCCGGCCGTATTGCCGCTTTCTTTGTCCGTATGGCGCGTTGCTCCGCCTGACGGCCAGCGTTTCCAAATGGGGCGTCACGGTAACGCCGGATTCCTGCACGCGCTGCCGCCTGTGCGAGGAATCCTGTCCGTTCGGCGTCATTGAGGAGCCAACGCCGCCGCAGAGCCACTGGCCCACGCTGCGGCTCGACAGAAGACGGCTCGCGCAGTTGATTGTCTTGCTGCCAGTGCTCGTCCTTTTCGGTGGTTGGCTGGGATCGAAATTGTCGGTCGCCGCCTCGCAGATGGACCCCACGGTTCAACTCGCCGAACGATTCAGCCAGCATCAAACCGCGCCGGTCCAACCAGGCAACCAAACCGCGGAAAGTCTCGCTTTGATGCGCGCGGAACGAGACCCGAAGGCACTCCTGACTCAAGCGCTAGAAACACGGCAAAGCTTCCGGATGGGCGGGTGGGTGTTTGGCGGGTGGGTCGGACTGGTCATCGGCGCGAAATTGATCAGCCTCGCCGTTCGCCGCAACCGGCACAATTACGAGCCGAACCGCGCGAGCTGCTTCGCGTGTGCGCGCTGCTTTTCGTCCTGCCCGAATGAGAGAGTGCGCTTAGGGTTGATGCCTCCCGAACTTCCGGGACAAAGCACGACACCGCAGCCAGCCCCAGCCGGAGCCCACACACCGACTTGA